Proteins encoded in a region of the Sphingomonas sp. OV641 genome:
- the flaF gene encoding flagellar biosynthesis regulator FlaF, which produces MSLNAYQRARSIVESPRATEFRLMSQITGDMMQARDAGLAGAALIPVLHRNREVWGVFASACGATGNELPDQLRASIISIAIWVDRFTSDVMAGRESIEELIDVNRSIAEGLSPGTQQFRMARQAEAA; this is translated from the coding sequence ATGTCCTTGAATGCCTATCAGCGCGCCCGGAGCATCGTTGAAAGCCCCCGCGCAACCGAGTTCCGCCTGATGAGCCAGATCACCGGTGACATGATGCAAGCGCGCGACGCCGGTTTGGCCGGCGCGGCGCTGATCCCCGTGCTGCATCGTAACCGTGAAGTCTGGGGAGTCTTCGCTTCCGCCTGTGGCGCGACCGGCAATGAACTGCCGGATCAGCTCCGCGCCAGCATCATCTCGATCGCGATCTGGGTCGATCGCTTCACCAGTGATGTCATGGCCGGCCGCGAGTCCATCGAGGAATTGATCGATGTGAATCGCTCCATTGCGGAAGGACTTTCCCCGGGAACGCAGCAATTTCGAATGGCACGTCAGGCCGAAGCCGCTTAG